acagactagtctctgagggacccaggacacaagatggctctcttacctgctctggtggacagagccctcccaggtgcccagctttcctctggtggggaaggtactcagatgtctggagcccgaaacagcgtctgtcccagaagctttgttgcttctgcagtccgcactctCACAGGCACAGACTGGTTCCTGAGTGACCTGGGGTACAAAATGGCTCCCTCACCTGATcaggctttggtttggttttgagcaCAAAGTCACACTGTGCAGTTCTGTCTGTCCTAGAAGTCACTGCaaagattaggctggcctcaaattcataaatAACCATCTGGCTCCAACTCTGAAGTGCTGAGATGAGAGCCATgataccatgcccagctaggaGTCCATATCTTAGTCACCAAGTATGATTCAGAGATGGAGAGTTGGGAATGTCTTTGAAAACCACCTCCCCatgcccccagtgacatactgcCATCAGCTAGGCCATACCCCATAATGTTATCCAAACAGTTTGCCACTAACTGGGGCAAACATCTTACTGCATAGATGGCAAGATCATTGAAACTACACATTGACAATAGTATCTAGGGGTCTGTTCCTGAGTGGCAGCACAGAAATGaactgacacagagagaaaggctgtACATGCTGTGGGCAAGAGTGGTCCCTCCTTGCTGGTACCTGATCAATCGCAGGAGGTCAATCTGGGTCTGTCTTTAAGGTGTTCAGTTTGAAAGgcttttagatttgttttatgcatttttgaatgttaactgaatgtatgtatgtgcagcacatatgtgcctggtgccctaggaggccaaaagaggtcaGAAGTGAAATTCCAGGCAGTGGTGAGTGACCTTGTGTTGCTGCcaagaatcaaacctggatcctctgctagagcaacaagtgcttttgaGCGCTACACCAACTCTCTTCCTCCAACGGTTCAGTTTAAACCGTAGGCACAGGAGCCTATGGTTTCATAACTCAAAAGAATTTTGGGCCTTGATTATCTGTTTTGTCTTTAATTCTTAAAATCCAGCCACATCGGAGTTGGCTAACCATCCATCTATATTTAGGATGTCCTGATAATTGTGGACTCCTTAAGCAGTCAAGCTCTAGGCTGTGTCTCCTTTACTCAAAAGTGGACCACTCTCCTTGATGTTACTGTTTCCCGACAACTGCACATGATGAGATTTTCTGTAACACACTGCTGGGTTTCCAAGTTAGTGATGCAAATTcctaccaccacacccagccttcagCCATCAGCACTATCCCTGAGCTTCTCCCCATGATGAggcccttctctcttcttcttcttcttcttcttcttcttcttcttcttcttcttcttcttcttcttcttcttcttcttcttcttcttcttcttcttctcctNNNNNNNNNNNNNNNNNNNNNNNNNNNNNNNNNNNNNNNNNNNNNNNNNNNNNNNNNNNNNNNNNNNNNNNNNNNNNNNNNNNNNNNNNNNNNNNNNNNNNNNNNNNNNNNNNNNNNNNNNNNNNNNNNNNNNNNNNNNNNNNNNNNNNNNNNNNNNNNNNNNNNNNNNNNNNNNNNNNNNNNNNNNNNNNNNNNNNNNNNNNNNNNNNNNNNNNNNNNNNNNNNNNNNNNNNNNNNNNNNNNNNNNNNNNNNNNNNNNNNNNNNNNNNNNNNNNNNNNNNNNNNNNNNNNNNNNNNNNNNNNNNNNNNNNNNNNNNNNNNNNNNNNNNNNNNNNNNNNNNNNNNNNNNNNNNNNNNNNNNNNNNNNNNNNNNNNNNNNNNNNNNNNNNNNNNNNNNNNNNNNNNNNNNNNNNNNNNNNNNNNNNNNNNNNNNNNNNNNNNNNNNNNNNNNNNNNNNNNNNNNNNNNNNNNNNNNNNNNNNNNNNNNNNNNNNNNNNNNNNNNNNNNNNNNNNNNNNNNNNNNNNNNNNNNNNNNNNNNNNNNNNNNNNNNNNNNNNNNNNNNNNNNNNNNNNNNNNNNNNNNNNNNNNNNNNNNNNNNNNNNNNNNNNNNNNNNNNNNNNNNNNNNNNNNNNNNNNNNNNNNNNNNNNNNNNNNNNNNNNNNNNNNNNNNNNNNNNNNNNNNNNNNNNNNNNNNNNNNNNNNNNNNNNNNNNNNNNNNNNNNNNNNNNNNNNNNNNNNNNNNNNNNNNNNNNNNNNNNNNNNNNNNNNNNNNNNNNNNNNNNNNNNNNNNNNNNNNNNNNNNNNNNNNNNNNNNNNNNNNNNNNNNNNNNNNNNNNNNNNNNNNNNNNNNNNNNNNNNNNNNNNNNNNNNNNNNNNNNNNNNNNNNNNNNNNNNNNNNNNNNNNNNNNNNNNNNNNNNNNNNNNNNNNNNNNNNNNNNNNNNNNNNNNNNNNNNNNNNNNNNNNNNNNNNNNNNNNNNNNNNNNNNNNNNNNNNNNNNNNNNNNNNNNNNNNNNNNNNNNNNNNNNNNNNNNNNNNNNNNNNNNNNNNNNNNNNNNNNNNNNNNNNNNNNNNNNNNNNNNNNNNNNNNNNNNNNNNNNNNNNNNNNNNNNNNNNNNNNNNNNNNNNNNNNNNNNNNNNNNNNNNNNNNNNNNNNNNNNNNNNNNNNNNNNNNNNNNNNNNNNNNNNNNNNNNNNNNNNNNNNNNNNNNNNNNNNNNNNNNNNNNNNNNNNNNNNNNNNNNNNNNNNNNNNNNNNNNNNNNNNNNNNNNNNNNNNNNNNNNNNNNNNNNNNNNNNNNNNNNNNNNNNNNNNNNNNNNNNNNNNNNNNNNNNNNNNNNNNNNNNNNNNNNNNNNNNNNNNNNNNNNNNNNNNNNNNNNNNNNNNNNNNNNNNNNNNNNNNNNNNNNNNNNNNNNNNNNNNNNNNNNNNNNNNNNNNNNNNNNNNNNNNNNNNNNNNNNNNNNNNNNNNNNNNNNNNNNNNNNNNNNNNNNNNNNNNNNNNNNNNNNNNNNNNNNNNNNNNNNNNNNNNNNNNNNNNNNNNNNNNNNNNNNNNNNNNNNNNNNNNNNNNNNNNNNNNNNNNNNNNNNNNNNNNNNNNNNNNNNNNNNNNNNNNNNNNNNNNNNNNNNNNNNNNNNNNNNNNNNNNNNNNNNNNNNNNNNNNNNNNNNNNNNNNNNNNNNNNNNNNNNNNNNNNNNNNNNNNNNNNNNNNNNNNNNNNNNNNNNNNNNNNNNNNNNNNNNNNNNNNNNNNNNNNNNNNNNNNNNNNNNNNNNNNNNNNNNNNNNNNNNNNNNNNNNNNNNNNNNNNNNNNNNNNNNNNNNNNNNNNNNNNNNNNNNNNNNNNNNNNNNNNNNNNNNNNNNNNNNNNNNNNNNNNNNNNNNNNNNNNNNNNNNNNNNNNNNNNNNNNNNNNNNNNNNNNNNNNNNNNNNNNNNNNNNNNNNNNNNNNNNNNNNNNNNNNNNNNNNNNNNNNNNNNNNNNNNNNNNNNNNNNNNNNNNNNNNNNNNNNNNNNNNNNNNNNNNNNNNNNNNNNNNNNNNNNNNNNNNNNNNNNNNNNNNNNNNNNNNNNNNNNNNNNNNNNNNNNNNNNNNNNNNNNNNNNNNNNNNNNNNNNNNNNNNNNNNNNNNNNNNNNNNNNNNNNNNNNNNNNNNNNNNNNNNNNNNNNNNNNNNNNNNNNNNNNNNNNNNNNNNNNNNNNNNNNNNNNNNNNNNNNNNNNNNNNNNNNNNNNNNNNNNNNNNNNNNNNNNNNNNNNNNNNNNNNNNNNNNNNNNNNNNNNNNNNNNNNNNNNNNNNNNNNNNNNNNNNNNNNNNNNNNNNNNNNNNNNNNNNNNNNNNNNNNNNNNNNNNNNNNNNNNNNNNNNNNNNNNNNNNNNNNNNNNNNNNNNNNNNNNNNNNNNNNNNNNNNNNNNNNNNNNNNNNNNNNNNNNNNNNNNNNNNNNNNNNNNNNNNNNNNNNNNNNNNNNNNNNNNNNNNNNNNNNNNNNNNNNNNNNNNNNNNNNNNNNNNNNNNNNNNNNNNNNNNNNNNNNNNNNNNNNNNNNNNNNNNNNNNNNNNNNNNNNNNNNNNNNNNNNNNNNNNNNNNNNNNNNNNNNNNNNNNNNNNNNNNNNNNNNNNNNNNNNNNNNNNNNNNNNNNNNNNNNNNNNNNNNNNNNNNNNNNNNNNNNNNNNNNNNNNNNNNNNNNNNNNNNNNNNNNNNNNNNNNNNNNNNNNNNNNNNNNNNNNNNNNNNNNNNNNNNNNNNNNNNNNNNNNNNNNNNNNNNNNNNNNNNNNNNNNNNNNNNNNNNNNNNNNNNNNNNNNNNNNNNNNNNNNNNNNNNNNNNNNNNNNNNNNNNNNNNNNNNNNNNNNNNNNNNNNNNNNNNNNNNNNNNNNNNNNNNNNNNNNNNNNNNNNNNNNNNNNNNNNNNNNNNNNNNNNNNNaaagacagcattttcaacaaatggtgctggcacaactggtggttatcatgtagaagaatgcaaattgatccattcttatcttcttgtacaaagctcaagtctaagtggagcTCTGGTTGTTCTTAATAGTTTCTCAACACAGGTCTCCAGCATTCCACAGAAGAGCAAGGACTCTTCACACTTTCCATAGAAATGTTTGCTGTTATGTCCATCTGAGAACATGAATATCTCTGAGATTTGTGATCACCACTCTTTGACTGCCAGAGTTAACCATTCTAGGTTTCCTCTGGTACTGGTACTGTTCTACTACTGAGGTCCATCTCCTGACCAGTTCCAGGAAGCCATCCCTGGAATGCTCAGTTAGGTCCAGGAGATCTGGCACTGTGTTGTTCTAGTTTCCTTCTGTAGCTGTGATAAGACACTCTGGACAAAAGGAACATAGAGGAGAAACTGACTTATGAAACTCCTACTTCAAAGTTATACTGTgccatggaaggaagtcaggacaggacctcaGAGGCAGGCTTAATTGCTTTTCAACTCAGCATTTCCTAGGGCCAAGGAACTTGCTTCCCAGCTGGAGAGGTATAGCAGGGACCAGAAAAGGATGACAGTTGCAGGCTGGATCACCACCTCATAAAGAACTGGAATTGCTATTCATCCAGAGACCACCTGACCAGAGAATGATAATGTCCACATTAAGATGGGCGTTCTTACATCATTCACCATCAAAACTGTCTCCAATTAgagactcatttcttttttttaattaaaaaatttgtatttacttagaagcattcagaatgtcaagaaaacagctgcatttttttttttgcaattacaatGTAGTATTCAGTTAAGAGATTCAGTTAACAATTATCTtcgtataagctgcatcagagacaactgaagatggaaaaataaaacccaaaaataaaacaaaaaattcaaaaaacaaaaaacaaactactttccccatatataactaatttgtgctgtgcaccaacaagaacctgctttaaatttccatgccaatttacaaccccAGACTGGACCAGGCAAGGTTAGTGGttattgaaaataccaccaggacaagGCCATCTAATGACACATTCAGTAGTGTGTtaattatccaaaaaaaaaaaaaaaagacactgtacagattaaaaacaaatcttacacaaccttatatttcaattgttttctttaaaaggagtgagtcATGTACAGGGGgcttaaatgctttatagacaagaaaaaaactgCACTAGAACCAActtcatcataatcatcatcttcgtcttcatctttgtcttcttcttccttctcttcctcctcctcctcctcatcttcttcttccttctttttcttgctcttttcagccttgaccacccctTTTTCACTGCATCAGATTTTCcgttagctctgtaggcagcaatataGAGACTCATTTTTTAGGAGACTGTAGGCTCAATCACACTCAGAGTTAAAACGCCTTATAGATGTCCAATTCTATGATGTGAGAGTACAGATCAGAAAAACCGTCTCCAAGCAACTTCAGTCACACCCTTGCCCTGCTCCACTATGACCCAGCATCCTCACACACAATCCTGTCTCCACACAGTCTACACTGGCAGCTTCTGGAGACTTGCCAGAGTGAACAGATCTTGAAAAGACATCCTGAACTTATCCTGGCATGACTGACAGTGCCCATGGCTAGgaatagcacatgcctttaatccaagcacttgggaggcacaggcaggcagatttctgagttcaaggccagcctgctctacagagtgagttccagaatagccagggctacacagagaaaccctctctctctctctctctctctctctctctctctctatatatatatatatatatatatatatatatatatatggaggtaTGAATTCCAAGGCCAAGTGAACCCAGGACCTTTCCCTCTCTACAGAAATACCAAATGTCATGTCACTGATGTTCTCGGGAACAGACTCAATGCCACAGAGATCTGTGAAAAACAGTTTCAAAGTCTACAAGGTCAAGTTTATCACTTCCAAGATGTGCTGTATCAAATACGGGGGGAGAATAAGACAATCAGAGGTAAGTTTCAAATGCCTCTGTAGAACTGGGGATGTAGCTcgttggtagagttcttgcctagcattcatgaggccctaggttccatccccacTGCTACAAAATGAGTAAAAGAACATATCAGATGCCCACTTAAGGAAATAACGGGATTTATAACAGGTTAGGGACCTTCATTGTTTCctagagaaacaaaatgaaccaCTGTTAGTCTCACCTAAGAAGTCCATCAGCAAGGGCAAAATATGGAGGGTAAAGCCAGGTCAGAGGATGGGAAGAGAGAGTGGGTAGGCAGACTGGATTAATCAAGGCCAGAGACTGATCTCTTTCCAATGGGCACAGAGCCCCTCACTCTGCAGTCCATTGTGTGTGGCTGGTATACAGATGATCGATTCAGGGGATCCTGGAAGGTAAGCCTCAATGGAAGCAACATGTTCCATGGTGACACTAAGAAAGGGTTTCAAATCTATTCTGGAACCACCTGGACAGAAGAGATGTTGGAGAAACTCGGAAATCTAAATGACTTCTTAAAAAGGACATCACAAGGTGAATTCAAGAACAACCTTAAGGAGTCTAAGTTGTACTGTGGAAAAAACCTGGAGCCTACAGGTAACCGGGAAGAGGGGGGCAAAGCTTTCTGCAGATGTGGAGTGTGTCCGtttatccgtgtgtgtgtgtgtgtgtgtgtgtgtgtgtgtgtgtgatctattCCCCATGAGTCTTTGGGTTAAGTCACTCTTTCCATCCCTCATTTCCCCCCTCATCCTCTCCTGTCTCACTGACttcacactgtcactgtccttgtGTCTCTCCACTCTCACAGACTGAGCATCCTCCtacttcctgccttctcctcagTCTAGAATCCCTGTTGCCTTCCTCTCGGCCTTCATGTCCCTCACAGGTCAGCTCCTCTTCTGTCAGCAGGAGAGATGATCTGCCACAATGACCTTGCTCCCTTAGCATAGCTACATGAGTCTGTTGAAGTCAGGGACATCCCCTTCCAATTCAGAACCCACACAAATAGTTGTTGCACAGCAAAGGGAGTGGGAATCTGTATGAATTTCCTGAGGATCCAGAATCTGAGGTGAGATTTGCTCAGATTTGAAGTCTGGTCAAAGAGTCaacatatgttttcatttttgtcttgcCAACCACTGCTGCAGATGTGGACCAGCCTCCATCCATGGAATGCATGCCCAACCCCTCTGTCCTGCTGATAATGCTCAGCTGCTTCCTTCTGGATGTTTTCTGAGGAGAATCCTTGACAATGACAGGTACTGGGCACAATGTTGGAAGTGGAGTAAGGGACAGATAGGTGAGGACTGAGGATgcaggagtgagtgagttccaggagtccTGCTCTGGTCCCTCAGCTGCAGATTCTTACtgagaaaggaggcaggagaTTCAGTCTATGCTACCTGCTAGCAATAGCTTGTGCATGCTCAGGCTTGACAGGAGAGGAACATGTTACAGACCAGCGGAAATGCCAAGGGAACACAGCAGGTGTCTGGTCAGAGCAGGTTCCTAATTAGGAGGATCCCATGCTGCAGATGTGGGGACTGTTGGGACACAAAAGAAGGTTGAAGTTCTTCTTAATGTGAAGAGGGGAGAGAATTCCATCCCAAAGACAAAGATAATGAGATAACatgaggagatggagggaagacCACTTTCTGACTCTGGTTTTATTCCCAtcccccacatggcagctcccaactgctCCAAGTCCTGGGGATCCAGCCCCCTCTTCTTTACAGACACTaggtacacacacagcacacatgcacataaaatagaaacaaatgaagcAGCACGAACATCAGTGTTCCCAGTGGAGGCAGGTGGGACTGAGCTGATGGTGGAGTCCGCTGCTCCCCTCTGGACTGCCCAGATGGGCAAGGTGGGTCAGGGATGTCCTGATCCACAGCTGTTGTGCTCGGGAATGCAGGGAGGAGGGAACAAATGACCCTCaggtatggtggtggtggggggagtgACTTGTCCTGGTCACCCAGGAGAACAGACCCAGGCTGTCCTCGGACACTTGATAAGACAGGTTTCCTTGCTGTAGGGTGACGATGCTCCATAGAAAGTCTTGAGTATTCCTCTGGTGCAGCCCCTGTTCCTTTTTGTCAGCCTCAAGCACGTGCATCATCATGCGCTGACACAGGTTACatgttctttctgctctgtgcTAGGCACTGCGGCCCTTTCTTATCACCTGCTACTTTTTCTCTTGGTGCTCCCTGAGGAGACTTTGCCCTTCACATAAAACTACTTGAACAAGAGGTCTGAAAAAGAATATAGCTGTATAGCCATACCAAGCTTAGAAAACAGGACAACTAGATCTCCTTCCTGGGAGTGTGAAGTTTTTACTCCTTTGTATTTAACTCATCAGGTTCTACGTTAGTGTGAGGCAGCCTAGAAAATGATAAACTGTGCAAGGGTATTTGGGAGTTAATTTCTTGTAAGAATATtaatttgtaataaatatttatcacCACCAGTTCTATATTAGGAAGTCTTCTATAGAACAAAAGAAACGTATGCATTATTTTTATCTGAGTACATATAATAGAAAGGGACTATTTTATAGCATAGAAGGTGATGTTTTCTATGTATTCTAGATTGGTTTGTGTGATATGCATTAAGTAGTCCGGCCTTGGCCATATGCACACTAGGACAGCAGAGAACTTGGAACCCTCTCTGTCCCACAGGCTGGCTGCCCCTGAAGTGGCAATCTGGCAGTGACATCTGGAAGGTCCTGGGCAGCTGTCACTACTGAGTCCACACCCTCTGATGCAGGTTCTGGGCCAGCTCTGCTCTCCACAGTGCTGAGAGTAGCTCCTCTGTGCACATCCAGAAGCTGAGGTGCAGGGGAGTGAACTCATGATTGCtgtgtctgacctccacatggtcACTTTTGCACAAGTGTACtagcactcacacatacacatggtgcacacacacacatgatgcacaccCACGTGatacacatgatgcacacatggtgcacacatgtgttgcacatacatggtgcacaccTACATATATTGCACATATACATAATGCACATAcccatggtacacatacacatgatgtACATACActaggtgcacatacacatggtgcacacacacacagtgcacacacacatgatgcacatacacacatggtgcacacacatggtacacacatggtacacacacatttgatgcacacacatagtgacaacaaataaaaataataataacacaagGATTCTAAAATTATGGAACATATAAAGTGCATAATTGACTGGTGAGAACAATTTTTATTaagcagggtctcattgtgtagaccaggctgacatggaactcacaaaaatccaccaGCCTCTAGTTCTCCAGCATTAGGCTTAAAGAtgtatgctgccatgcctgctgACCATTGGGTTTTAAACTCTAATGGTGTGCTAGTAAAGTATTAGAGGTTTATAATTGACTATTTCACTCAAGTTAATTTGTAAACTATAGTTGCATTAAGTTCATTGGCAATATTGAAATATCTCAGGTATCACTAAAGAAAAGTTGTGTCAACAAAGAATAGGAAAAGGAAATTGAGGACTAGTTGTTTAGTAGAAGTCACTGGTAATGCTTGGCCTCCGTTTTCGTTACTGGAAGCTGTCTGCTGACTTGGTGACTTAAACTGTCCTCTTTCTATTCAgatgtttttaaactttcttcATATGATTGCTTTACAGATGTTAAAGTTTCTGAATGTGAGCATGTCaacatatatatgatttttatctgAAAATTTCAGAGTATTCTCTTGTAACTATTTTACTTCACAAGGTCTGTGGCAATGCCCATTTCATTTGTGATGGAATAGTTTCAGTATTCCCCTTGTGCTTAATCAATCTGTACAAAGACCTGACAAATTCAGCATATGtcagggaaggggatgggaagagggtctggctcaaattcagaaatctgcttgtctctgcctcccaagcactgggattaaagcctgTGCCATCAAGCCCAGTTGCTTTATTTCTTATATAGTGGTTGGAAACATGTTATTAGCTGGACAAgttggcatatgcctttaatccccttATTTCTGAGGCAGGGAtgagcttggtctacagagggacagtcccaggacagtcaaggcCTCACAGAAATGATGTATCAAATCATTTGTCCTCATCCCTCCtctaaaacaagaagaaatgtgTTGTTTATGGACAAAACACAGAGAATGTGTGTCTAGAGAATACAAATGAACATCTATACCATATTCTCTGTCTTCAAGGCTCGTTAGCCATCATGTAGAAGGAATGCCTGATTCAGTGTTTGCAGTGgtaagtttttctttctgtagtttaaagacttattttatatgtacttgcactggttagttttgtgtcaacttgacacagctggagttatcacagagaaaggagctttagttggggaaatgcctccatgagatccagctgtggggcatttcctcNNNNNNNNNNNNNNNNNNNNNNNNNNNNNNNNNNNNNNNNNNNNNNNNNNNNNNNNNNNNNNNNNNNNNNNNNNNNNNNNNNNNNNNNNNNNNNNNNNNNNNNNNNNNNNNNNNNNNNNNNNNNNNNNNNNNNNNNNNNNNNNNNNNNNNNNNNNNNNNNNNNNNNNNNNNNNNNNNNNNNNNNNNNNNNNNNNNNNNNNNNNNNNNNNNNNNNNNNNNNNNNNNNNNNNNNNNNNNNNNNNNNNNNNNNNNNNNNNNNNNNNNNNNNNNNNNNNNNNNNNNNNNNNNNNNNNNNNNNNNNNNNNNNNNNNNNNNNNNNNNNNNNNNNNNNNNNNNNNNNNNNNNNNNNNNNNNNNNNNNNNNNNNNNNNNNNNNNNNNNNNNNNNNNNNNNNNNNNNNNNNNNNNNNNNNNNNNNNNNNNNNNNNNNNNNNNNNNNNNNNNNNNNNNNNNNNNNNNNNNNNNNNNNNNNNNNNNNNNNNNNNNNNNNNNNNNNNNNNNNNNNNNNNNNNNNNNNNNNNNNNNNNNNNNNNNNNNNNNNNNNNNNNNNNNNNNNNNNNNNNNNNNNNNNNNNNNNNNNNNNNNNNNNNNNNNNNNNNNNNNNNNNNNNNNNNNNNNNNNNNNNNNNNNNNNNNNNNNNNNNNNNNNNNNNNNNNNNNNNNNNNNNNNNNNNNNNNNNNNNNNNNNNNNNNNNNNNNNNNNNNNNNNNNNNNNNNNNNNNNNNNNNNNNNNNNNNNNNNNNNNNNNNNNNNNNNNNNNNNNNNNNNNNNNNNNNNNNNNNNNNNNNNNNNNNNNNNNNNNNNNNNNNNNNNNNNNNNNNNNNNNNNNNNNNNNNNNNNNNNNNNNNNNNNNNNNNNNNNNNNNNNNNNNNNNNNNNNNNNNNNNNNNNNNNNNNNNNNNNNNNNNNNNNNNNNNNNNNNNNNNNNNNNNNNNNNNNNNNNNNNNNNNNNNNNNNNNNNNNNNNNNNNNN
This genomic window from Mus pahari unplaced genomic scaffold, PAHARI_EIJ_v1.1 scaffold_4485_1, whole genome shotgun sequence contains:
- the LOC115063377 gene encoding UL16-binding protein 6-like, with the translated sequence RYEFQGQVNPGPFPLYRNTKCHVTDVLGNRLNATEICEKQFQSLQGQVYHFQDVLYQIRGENKTIREPLTLQSIVCGWYTDDRFRGSWKVSLNGSNMFHGDTKKGFQIYSGTTWTEEMLEKLGNLNDFLKRTSQGEFKNNLKESKLYCGKNLEPTGTTTAADVDQPPSMECMPNPSVLLIMLSCFLLDVF